The Streptomyces sp. NBC_00569 genomic sequence CACGGAGCCGGGCGGCAGCGCGATCACCCCGGCCCGCTCGTCGTGGTACTTGCTGGTGATCTTCGCGACGCGTGCCCTCCGCCGGCGCACCGTCAGCACGAGGCACGGCCGGTCCTTGCCGCCCGGCCCGTCCTCGTACGGCACCAGCGCCCACCAGATCTCGCCCGGCTGCGGCCGCGCACCCGGTGCGCGCGGCCCCCGCGGCGGGCGGGTCCGGCCGCCGGGCCGACGGTGCCCGCGCCCCCATCCGTCGACGAGTGTCGCGACGAGCGCGAGCAGCAGCACCGCGGCGAGCGCGAGCCACCATGACGTGTCCATAAGGGAGACGGTACCCGTGCACCGGCGCGACGCCGCACCGGACGCACGCCCCCCGAACCGGTGACAGCACAGGTGAGTTCTCCCACAACGGCCCACGACTGAGGAGCGACCGGCCCTTTTGCGCCTTACGCTCGACGGACCGCTAGCCCCCTTTTCCTACTGTTCCCATCCCGCTCTCTGACTGCCAGCGCGG encodes the following:
- a CDS encoding type II toxin-antitoxin system PemK/MazF family toxin, with translation MDTSWWLALAAVLLLALVATLVDGWGRGHRRPGGRTRPPRGPRAPGARPQPGEIWWALVPYEDGPGGKDRPCLVLTVRRRRARVAKITSKYHDERAGVIALPPGSVGDAQGRPSFLETDELREVAVGDFRRRAGVLDPVVWDQVRHLAR